One genomic segment of Coffea arabica cultivar ET-39 chromosome 6e, Coffea Arabica ET-39 HiFi, whole genome shotgun sequence includes these proteins:
- the LOC140009771 gene encoding uncharacterized protein: MSSMPEASERSAMVTSPDFTALGAQLSEVLDKFNDLSVEMAAQRLVIDQLVTSNSGGGVPNDREPVDTHPHAQDNQPPHTSNAQTTFLPSFANPLENTFTQLNSDLSYTHPNYILINPTSNQIPQTHPQTNLNVPPNPQEPHHHVAAPFVLDTAAQGKAAVEEQPVPIDKDLLRRLDRFDDFMKKNQGLSRHSGLDYDELCLFPDIQLPLGFKTPKFSKYDGTGNPKTHLKMFANKLGKPVDDENLPMRLFPESLEGDALDWYSNLKSGEVKTWLDLSTAFVKQYEFNCELAPTRTTLEGTKRKPSEDHKTYAKRWRKLAAKVEPPMTEEEIVRTFIKAHDPPYFEEIFRMTGSSFAAIINKLEEYDEFVKAGKIVNVSALKLQLDALQNQSNIGKKSQFKKKEGETAFIWDQGPSFRPKNHPIYSVPYQYYTNAQPVYHATTQLHHSRPSHLNTSPLPPTPQPIFQNHSRPNYYPRPTLQNNNPSQNPFQTREVQNQRQFRTFTNLGRPIDQLYEQLRAAGKISTVPPKLYPRGPPDSYDPQAICAYHSGSPGHTTGNCWALKHKIQDMIDSGDIVLRRKGEQGPNVSKNPLPEHGNTVGVIIADEDCVDPTQYIVDETEVFGVMEADHARMRKLSPVEKSMTKDNVEGNLKSFVFEKEEPFIAEGGVSEVNKVPFILDLPSFEWDVSEPVILEFPEQMPVNNLQEIPWNYEEPSLLIGDKKCLKEEVPTIARFEKVAKNSEIGVQFKAKDNSSTPKPLVSEKEAVDFLKMLKRSEYKTVEQLDRMSTQISFLNLLLTSELHREALLKILNEAQVPKDIPVDKFSNIVGNVLAANHIAFSDDDLTVEGIGHNRALYISVRCNGKLLPRVLVDNGSALNICPWNTLTKLGFLDIKLRPSATVVRGFDSSKRESMGEVDLVLEIGPAQFQVTCQVMDFSGVYNILLGRPWIHASNSVPSSLHQILRFIANDQLITVFAEDDCTMIVDAKFNGENRQRNPISAHHVADIVSVGWASRDKSLTHSDLPEASIMMAREMIRGGYEIGKGLGRELQGILEPIEIPTQKDTFGLGFHPTAKDRKEMQARKQAEKKGKQTALNIPPLYHTFPRPSEVIMPETKNFVEEIEVDLSQLFVGAIDEEEPSENLEFLPIIEGAIQNWTADYFPSRREFRWPQIKPFDPLDVTILEFDGCNLDISHELEIMQSEIQNESDNEEEFESVSRDLIQYEEKSKPNLEETEIINIGTKTEVKEVKVSIHLNKKQKEEMIEFLMLFQDVFAWSYDDMPGISTDIVVHRLPIDPNFLPVKQKPRKFKPEMSLKIKEQVVKQLNAKIIMVSHYPTWLSNPVPVPKKSGEVRVCVDYRDLNKASPKDDFPLPNIHILLDNTAGHEIESFGDCFAGYHQILMAEEDREKTSFITPWGTFCYRVMPFGLKNAGATYQRTMTTLFHDMIHKEMEVYVDDIIIKSKKVDDHLVDLKKLFERLRKYNLKLNPAKCAFGAPAVNLYL, encoded by the exons atgagttcaatGCCTGAGGCTTCGGAAAGATCTGCTATGGTTACATCACCGGACTTCACAGCATTGGGAGCTCAGTTAAGTGAGGTACTTGACAAGTTCAATGACTTAAGTGTTGAAATGGCCGCACAGAGGCTTGTCATTGATCAGTTGGTAACAAGCAATAGCGGTGGTGGTGTCCCAAATGACCGAGAACCTGTCGATACCCACCCACATGCACAAGACAATCAACCACCTCACACATCCAATGCCCAGACAactttccttccttccttcgcTAATCCCCTTGAAAATACCTTTACCCAACTAAATTCAGACCTTTCCTATACGCATCCGAATTATATACTGATTAACCCAACCAGTAACCAAATCCCTCAAACCCATCCACAAACTAATCTGAACGTTCCCCCCAACCCTCAGGAACCTCACCATCACGTTGCAGCACCTTTTGTGTTGGACACTGCAGCTCAAGGGAAGGCGGCGGTAGAAGAACAACCTGTGCCTATTGACAAAGATCTGTTGAGAAGATTGGATCGATTCGATGATTTTATGAAAAAGAATCAAGGATTGAGCAGGCATAGTGGGTTGGATTACGATGAATTGTGTCTTTTCCCAGATATTCAGCTACCATTGGGATTCAAAACTCCCAAATTCAGCAAATATGATGGAACTGGAAATCCCAAGACGCATCTTAAgatgtttgccaacaagttaggTAAGCCAGTGGATGATGAAAATTTGCCTATGCGTCTATTTCCGGAAAGTTTAGAGGGGGACGCTCTAGAttggtattcaaatttgaaatctgGAGAGGTAAAAACTTGGTTAGATCTGTCAACAGCTTTTGTGAAGCAGTATGAGTTTAATTGTGAATTGGCACCAACACGAACAACACTGGAGGGTACAAAAAGAAAGCCATCGGAAGATCACAAGACCTATGCAAAGCGGTGGAGAAAGTTAGCTGCCAAAGTGGAGCCACCCATGACTGAGGAGGAGATTGTTCGTACTTTCATCAAGGCTCATGATCCACCCTACTTCGAAgagatttttcgcatgactggaagTTCATTTGCCGCTATTATTAACAAGTTGGAGGAATACGACGAGTTTGTCAAGGcagggaagattgttaatgtatCGGCATTGAAGTTGCAATTGGATGCTCTACAGAATCAAAGCAACATTGGGAAAAAGTCCcaattcaagaagaaagaaggagaaacTGCTTTTATATGGGATCAAGGCCCGTCTTTTAGACCCAAAAACCATCCCATCTATTCTGTTCCTTACCAGTATTACACCAACGCTCAACCAGTCTACCACGCTACTACCCAACTCCATCATTCCCGACCAAGTCATTTGAATACCTCACCATTACCTCCGACTCCACAACCTATCTTTCAAAATCACTCCCGTCCCAATTATTATCCCAGACCAACCCTACAAAATAATAACCCTTCTCAAAATCCTTTTCAAACCAGGGAAGTGCAAAATCAAAGGCAATTTCGAACCTTCACCAATTTGGGCCGACCCATTGATCAATTGTATGAGCAGTTAAGAGCAGCGGGAAAAATTAGCACTGTTCCTCCCAAACTCTATCCCAGAGGTCCTCCTGACAGTTATGATCCACAAGCAATCTGTGCCTACCATTCTGGAAGTCCAGGCCATACCACTGGCAATTGTTGGGCTCTAAAACATAAGATCCAGGATATGATTGATTCTGGAGACATCGTTCTTAGAAGAAAGGGAGAGCAGGGACCGAATGTTAGTAAGAATCCTTTACCTGAGCATGGGAACACTGTGGGAGTTATCATCGCTGATGAAGATTGTGTAGATCCCACTCAGTACATTGTAGATGAAACTGAAGTGTTTGGCGTGATGGAGGCTGATCATGCGAGAATGAGAAAACTGTCGCCTGTTGAAAAGTCCATGACTAAGGATAATGTCGAGGgaaatttgaaatcttttgTGTTTGAAAAAGAGGAGCCATTCATAGCAGAAGGGGGAGTTTCCGAGGTTAACAAAGTTCCTTTTATTCTGGATCTGCCATCTTTTGAATGGGATGTATCAGAGCCTGTTATTCTCGAATTTCCAGAACAAATGCCTGTCAATAACTTGCAAGAGATACCATGGAACTACGAGGAACCTAGTCTGTTGATTGGAGATAAAAAATGCTTGAAGGAGGAGGTACCTACTATTGCCAGGTTTGAAAAAGTTGCGAAAAATTCCGAAATCGGCGTTCAATTCAAAGCCAAGGATAATTCTTCAACCCCCAAGCCTCTTGTGTCTGAAAAGGAAGCTGTGGATTTTTTAAAGATGCTGAAGAGAAGTGAGTACAAAACAGTGGAGCAATTGGATAGGATGTCTactcaaatttcttttctgaatcttctcttgaCCTCCGAGCTACATAGAGAAGCATTGCTCAAAATTCTGAATGAAGCTCAAGTCCCTAAGGATATTCCGGTGGATAAATTTTCTAACATCGTGGGGAATGTACTTGCTGCTAATCATATTGCCTTCTCTGATGACGATCTGACTGTAGAGGGGATCGGGCATAACAGAGCCTTGTATATATCAGTCCGTTGCAATGGAAAGCTGTTGCCGAGGGTTTTAGTGGATAATGGGTCAGCGTTGAATATCTGTCCATGGAACACTCTCACCAAGCTTGGATTTCTTGATATTAAACTCCGTCCATCTGCAACTGTGGTTCGAGGATTTGATAGTTCAAAAAGGGAATCTATGGGTGAAGTAGATCTGGTATTGGAGATAGGCcctgctcaattccaagttactTGCCAAGTCATGGACTTCTCCGGCGTTTACAATATTTTGCTTGGAAGACCTTGGATACATGCTTCCAATTCAGTGCCATCTTCGTTGCATCAAATATTGAGATTTATTGCGAATGATCAACTCATTACTGTGTTTGCTGAGGATGACTGTACCATGATCGTTGATGCAAAATTCAATGGTGAAAACAGACAAAGGAATCCAATTTCAGCTCATCATGTTGCTGACATCGTCTCTGTGGGATGGGCATCCAGGGATAAGTCTCTAACTCATTCAGATTTGCCAGAGGCCAGTATTATGATGGCGAGGGAGATGATCCGAGGCGGATACGAAATAGGAAAAGGTCTTGGGAGAGAATTACAAGGAATTTTGGAGCCAATAGAGATCCCGACGCAGAAGGATACATTTGGATTGGGATTTCATCCGACTGCTAAGGATAGAAAGGAAATGCAAGCTCGAAAACAAGCTGAAAAGAAGGGCAAGCAAACTGCCTTAAATATCCCGCCGCTATATCACACTTTTCCTCGTCCATCAGAAGTGATCATGccagaaacaaaaaattttgtggaagaaattgaagtggaccTATCTCAATTATTTGTCGGGGCAATTGATGAAGAGGAGCCATCAGAGAATTTAGAATTTTTGCCAATTATCGAGGGAGCCATTCAAAATTGGACTGCTGATTAttttccctctcgaagggaatttcg ATGGCCACAAATAAAACCCTTCGACCCTTTGGATGTCACCATTTTGGAATTCGATGGCTGCAATCTCGATATCTCTCATGAGCTTGAAATCATGcaatctgaaattcaaaacgagaGCGACAATGAGGAAGAATTTGAGTCTGTTTCCAGAGATTTAATACAGtatgaagagaaatccaaaCCCAACTTAGAAGAAACAGAAATCATCAATATTGGCACTAAGACCGAGGTTAAAGAGGTTAAAGTCAGCATTCATTTGAATAAGAAACAGAAGGAGGAAATGATTGAATTCTTAATGCTATTTCAAGATGTGTTCGCATGGTCCTACGATGATATGCCAGGGATCTCTACAGATATAGTGGTTCACAGGTTGCCAATTGATCCAAATTTTTTACCTGTAAAGCAGAAGCCGCGtaaattcaaaccagaaatgAGTCTCAAGATAAAGGAACAAGTTGTGAAGCAACTCAATGCTAAGATAATCATGGTGTCTCATTATCCCACCTGGCTATCGAACCCTGTGCCAGTGCCTAAGAAATCTGGTGAAGTGCGAGTATGTGTTGATTACAGAGATTTGAATAAGGCCAGTCCGAAAGACGATTTTCCTTTGCCAAACATTCATATTCTTTTGGACAATACTGCTGGACACGAAATTGAATCTTTTGGTGATTGTTTTGCTGGGTATCATCAAATTTTAATGGCAGAAGAAGACAGAGAGAAAACCTCTTTTATCACCCCATGGGGAACCTTTTGTTATCGAGTGATGCCTTTCGGGCTGAAAAATGCTGGAGCCACTTATCAGAGAACCATGACTACTTTGTTCCATGACATGATTCACAAGGAGATGGAggtttatgtggatgatatcataattAAATCCAAGAAGGTTGATgaccatttggttgatttaaAGAAGCTGTTTGAAAGATTGAGGAAGTATAATTTGAAGTTGAACCCTGCAAAATGTGCTTTTGGAGCTCCGGCTG TTAACCTCTACCTGTGA